One region of Quercus lobata isolate SW786 chromosome 2, ValleyOak3.0 Primary Assembly, whole genome shotgun sequence genomic DNA includes:
- the LOC115977569 gene encoding 50S ribosomal protein L21, mitochondrial-like produces MANRRCLHALTRHASALFSTNTNPSLPSLPLSLPLPLSKTQPLKPFLAAHIFTTPEPTQHWSNTRHFSSKREDDDEAEDDDDDEDDGDEDDDDYDDDEVGGVSEEEGELKLVKREYTPEEKEAEAAEIGYKVVGPLEPSDRVFKRYDPVFAVVQIGSHQFKVSNGDSIFTERLKFCEVNDKLILNKVLLLGSSSQTIIGRPILPDAAVHAVVEEHALDAKVIIFKKKRRKNYRRTKGHRQELTKLRITDIQGIEKPEKPYTGKPSKAAGKKPEKVTGKKPEKVAVAA; encoded by the exons ATGGCGAACAGACGGTGTCTCCACGCTTTGACCCGCCACGCCTCCGCCCTGTTctccacaaacacaaacccatctctcccttccctccctctctctctcccacttCCTCTCTCCAAAACCCAGCCCCTAAAACCCTTCCTCGCCGCCCACATTTTCACCACTCCCGAACCCACCCAGCACTGGTCCAACACTCGTCATTTCTCATCCAAAAGAGAAGACGACGACGAAGCTGAAGACGATGACGATGACGAAGACGATGGTGACGAAGATGACGATGACTATGACGACGATGAAGTGGGTGGGGTTAGCGAGGAGGAGGGCGAGCTTAAATTGGTGAAGAGAGAGTACACTCCGGAGGAGAAAGAGGCCGAGGCGGCGGAGATTGGTTACAAAGTGGTGGGCCCACTAGAGCCCTCCGATCGGGTTTTCAAGCGCTACGACCCGGTTTTCGCTGTCGTTcag ATTGGATCGCACCAGTTCAAGGTGAGCAATGGGGATTCGATTTTCACTGAGAGATTGAAATTCTGCGAAGTGAATGACAAG TTAATTTTAAACAAGGTTCTTTTGCTTGGCTCTAGTAGTCAGACCATTATTGGTAGGCCCATATTACCAGATGCAGCTGTTCATGCAGTTGTTGAAGAGCAT GCATTAGATGCAAAGGTAATTAtattcaagaaaaagagaaggaagaattATCGCCGCACCAAAGGACATCGTCAG GAACTGACTAAATTAAGGATTACTGATATTCAAGGAATTGAGAAACCTGAAAAACCCTACACTGGGAAGCCTTCAAAGGCTGCTGGGAAGAAGCCAGAAAAGGTTACTGGGAAGAAGCCAGAAAAGGTTGCAGTTGCTGCTTAA